The genomic window TTGTAGATGGTTATAGCACCGACGAAACTGTGGATATTGCAAGAAGCTATGGTGCAAAAATATATGAAAGAAAGCCATGGGGATATCCCGATCCAGATCGTATGTTCGCATTAAAACAAGCATCATATGATTGGATACTCATGTTGGATGATGATGAAAGACTTTGTAATAAGTTGAAGATTGATTTAAGAGAAATCATCGAAAAGTGCTCTATAGAAGGTTTTGTGGCAATAGATTTGCTTAGAATGAATCTTTCAAAATGCAACAGAATAATACTTGCACCATATTTTCCTGATAGAGTGTTAAAGATATTCAAAAAAGATGGAGTAATTTTCACAGGGAGAGTTCATGATGGACCAAAAGTCTTTGGGAGAACCTATCATCTGCCAGAGAAATACTACTTGATTCACTTACCATATCATGAAGATGGATGGTTGAAGAAGATGATCATATATGCATATTTTCAATGTATACAGTATGATTATATAACTGGAGGAAACAAATTGAGACAAGCTTTCATTCACTCATTACCACTTACTACAATACCCTACTACCTATATTTATTGTCAACATTTGTGATGAAGAAGGTGCCTATAAATGCTCTTTCCCTAAAATATACTTGGAGAAGAGCCTTCTATGATAGCGTACTACAAATCCTTATGAAGACAAGGAGTGATACTAGAAGAAGAATCGCAAAAGAATTCTCTAAAGTTGGATTTTCACAATTATTAAAATTATGATGATATACAAACTATTTATGGGATGTAGAAATTTGAGGGAGAAGCTGGATGATTGAAAAGCTAAAAATAGCTGTGATAGGGAATCCCTTTCAATTTTTAGGTGGAGGTCAGAGGCGAACATATGAAGTACTAAAACATTATTCAGAATTAGGTGCTGACGTAATACTTTACATTCCCACATCTCAATTAATATTAACTCGGGCATTGCAAAAATACTTCCACATCAACAAAAAAGATCTCTATGAGGATTTAGAGAGTCTGGAGAGGTGTGGTGTATACATTCATGAAAATACATTAACATATTTGGAGAAAGTAGACAAGCAAGTTGTAGAATATCTCGATGTTTTAAGGAAAGGAGGTTTAATATGGATTCTCAACAATTTCAAGAGACTGATACCCCCTAACGATAGGAACGCTGTAGTGTCTATAAAAACCCTTTTGAAAAATGACGAAACATTTATGAAGACAATGTCGAAAGTGCATACAGTATATGTAATGGATAACTTCTTGGATATGATACAAATCGGACAATTTCTCTCCTAAACCATTAAAGTGCCACTTTTTATCCTACTACAGTCCATACCAGTTAGTTCTTTGAAAAATTTCGTGAAAAATGAGTGGATCAATAACGTTGTTCTCAACGAGAAATCTTCCTTAAGGACATTACTCAGAATTACTATTCGGGCTTTAGAACAAAATTATTTCAAGTATAAAACGCTATTCACTTACAATAATGCTAGTGAAACATTAGCAGCATTATTTTCGGTTTCGGAGGCACCTATTAAACTGTCAAACCTGGACATATGGGCGTCTCGCAACAATATACCCATCAAAATACTTGTACCAGGGAATGCTGTAAGCCAAGACATTGAAGAATACTATAAAGAAAGGGAAAGAATTCTCAAATTGAAAGAAGACTACGCAATATTCTATGCAAGGCTTGGAGTAAACAAGGGGGTTTTGGAAATACCTCTCATCGCTAAAAAACTTGAAAAGGCAGGGTACAAACTTATCCTCATAGGCAAATTTGATAGTGTTAATGCTAAAACAATATTTGAAAAGATGTGCAAAGAATTAAATGTTAAAAATATAGAATATATGGGTTATTTACCACGGAATAGGTTGTGGGAAATAGTTGCTAGGAGCAAAGTGCTGATATATCCTTCACATTACGATACATTTTCCTTAGTAATACTGGAATCATTGTGCTTAGGAACATCAGTCGTCGCATACAACATTCCAGCTATTACAAGCATCTATAGAAATTTACCTGCCGTGAGAATTGTAGAGGAGTATGACTACAAAAATATGGCCGAAAAGGCAATAGAAATACTGAAGATGGATTTAAACAAATTCCGTGAAGAACATACTGATAAAAATCTGCTGTCCTTTCTAGATCTTCATTGTTCATGGAGAAATGTTGCTAGAGAAGAAATAGATACAATTCGGAAATTCATAGGTTCAAACACCCAATAAGCCATGAAGTAAAATTAAAGGAGGATATATTAATCATCATTAAACCTAACAAAATTAGCAATTACATCTAGCTAATTTTTCGAAATCCAACGATTTCGAAAAATACAATTCCTTAAAAATTCTATCTTTTCGAGAACCCTTTATCATAACTCGATACCATAGAACGTAATTGGCATGATGATGACTATGGTTTTACGGGGCTGAAACCGGGAATTACTTTTTATAGTAAAACTTGTTTAGAATGAGCTGGTAAAGCATTCCAGCGGTTCTGATATCTTGCCTCATTAATTCTATGACTGGGAGGATTATTCTTTCCCTTAACCTGAGACCGTGTACCTTCATGTACCTTCTTAGATAATAGGCGTATACCAGCAGTTGTAATAATGGTAATAGTAGACTTATGGTTAACACTATGTTTTTTAATTTCCATAGTTTCTCCATGTCGGGGTATTTCTTAGAGATTAACACGTAGCTTCTTCCGTATCTGAAGTTTATTTTTATGATTCTAGCTCGCTCTAAGTGTATAGCGTAGTGGTTTAGGTATGATAGCTTGTAGCCAGCTTTCCTTATCTTATAGCTTATGTCACTATCCTCTTTTGCTAGATTGAAGAATTCGTCGAATCCTCCAACTTCTTCAAGTACCTTTCTTTTAAAGACTGTGCATGCCGTGTGCAATGCCACAGCTTCTGCTGGGTATGGTGGGTCTAGATGATGTAAATGTATTGCAAGATTCTTTTCTTGGAAAAGTCCAAATAATCCCTTATCCAGCGATATTGGCTTCAGCTTAGCGGATACAGCCCCAAGTTTTTGATCCTTCTCTAAAAGTTTAATGGCATCTATTAAGAACCTTCTATTCAATATGACGTCACTATCCAACATGACGATGTAATCTGCGGATGATGAACGCCACCCAATATCTCTAGCATACCCTAAACCTCTACCCTCATCATACAATATTTTAATGTTCAATTCCCCACTATACTGTTTAACTATTTCCAATGTATTGTCAGTTGAACCCCCATCAACTATAATTACCTCCACATCCATTTCATCTCTAAGCTTCGAAACCTCTGATAAACACTTATTTAATGTTCTTCCAGAATTTTTCGTTAGTATTACGAATGCCACCTTCATTTGAATTCAGAATACCATATTAAGTTAAAATATTTAAAAATGATTACTTTTATAATTTAAATTATTGAAAGGATGTTTTAGGGGACCATTCCATAAATCGATTTAGGAGTGAATGTTATGGATGATAAAGATGAAGTTAGGATTTTAATATTGGATGCCCTCTGGAGAGAGAAAGAGCATGAGGATGTTTCCGTGATACTTGGCGGTCTTCAACTGCATCAAAGAGTTTTAGAATACTTGAATGAGAAAACGTTTACTATTGGATTATCTTCCTACCCACCAGTCTTTAAGCATAGAGTAACATACTCAGTAAAGCAAAGTTTCAGTAGGCCTTTGAGATTGGAGTACTATAGGTATTTAGTTAAGCTTTTAATAACATTTTGGAAGATCGTATTGCGCCATAAGCCTCATGTAATCTATAATCCTGGCGTAGGATGGCATAACGATTGGCTTGCCCTCTTCGCAAAACTAACTGGACTAAAGGTTGTATCATACTTCCACCATTACGCATTACCTGGAGGCAAGGTCATATATCCAAGAAGCATACTGGATCTACCAGCATTAACAAAAATGTGCAGAGAAATTAGGATGAGGGGAATGTTCCCATTCTTTAAATTGATAGATTATTTGGCATTAATCCAACAGTTAAAATATGTTGATATAGTTTTCACAGGAACAAATTTTGGATTTGAGCAACTTAGGAGGATGGGGAGGAGGAGAGATGTAATTCTCACGGGAATAGGGGTAGACCTAGAAGAGTTTAATGAGCCTCCTCCACCGGATGAGGAGAAGATTTGGGATGGATTATTCGTTGGCAGGATGGCTCCAGAAAAGGGCATATACGATCTATTGACCATTTGGAGAAGAGTTGTGGATGTAATACCAAATGCTAAACTAGCAGTTGTAGGTAAGGTTATTCAACCACACTACGATAAATGGATGAAGACAATTAAAGAGCTCAAACTGGAGGGGAATATAGTTCATTTAGGGGAGCTTGAAAGAAGAGAGCTTATAAAGACATATTATAAGGCCAAGATATTCGTATTCCCATCAAGGATGGAGGGGGCAGGTATAGTGATTGCTGAAGCCATGGCAGCAGGGTTACCAGTAGTAGCCTATACGCTTCCAGCATATAAGTCACTCTACACCAATGCTCCACTAATATACCTTTGCAACTCACTA from Candidatus Methanomethylicota archaeon includes these protein-coding regions:
- a CDS encoding glycosyltransferase — translated: MKNFVKNEWINNVVLNEKSSLRTLLRITIRALEQNYFKYKTLFTYNNASETLAALFSVSEAPIKLSNLDIWASRNNIPIKILVPGNAVSQDIEEYYKERERILKLKEDYAIFYARLGVNKGVLEIPLIAKKLEKAGYKLILIGKFDSVNAKTIFEKMCKELNVKNIEYMGYLPRNRLWEIVARSKVLIYPSHYDTFSLVILESLCLGTSVVAYNIPAITSIYRNLPAVRIVEEYDYKNMAEKAIEILKMDLNKFREEHTDKNLLSFLDLHCSWRNVAREEIDTIRKFIGSNTQ
- a CDS encoding glycosyltransferase; amino-acid sequence: MKVAFVILTKNSGRTLNKCLSEVSKLRDEMDVEVIIVDGGSTDNTLEIVKQYSGELNIKILYDEGRGLGYARDIGWRSSSADYIVMLDSDVILNRRFLIDAIKLLEKDQKLGAVSAKLKPISLDKGLFGLFQEKNLAIHLHHLDPPYPAEAVALHTACTVFKRKVLEEVGGFDEFFNLAKEDSDISYKIRKAGYKLSYLNHYAIHLERARIIKINFRYGRSYVLISKKYPDMEKLWKLKNIVLTISLLLPLLQLLVYAYYLRRYMKVHGLRLRERIILPVIELMRQDIRTAGMLYQLILNKFYYKK
- a CDS encoding glycosyltransferase family 4 protein, whose protein sequence is MDDKDEVRILILDALWREKEHEDVSVILGGLQLHQRVLEYLNEKTFTIGLSSYPPVFKHRVTYSVKQSFSRPLRLEYYRYLVKLLITFWKIVLRHKPHVIYNPGVGWHNDWLALFAKLTGLKVVSYFHHYALPGGKVIYPRSILDLPALTKMCREIRMRGMFPFFKLIDYLALIQQLKYVDIVFTGTNFGFEQLRRMGRRRDVILTGIGVDLEEFNEPPPPDEEKIWDGLFVGRMAPEKGIYDLLTIWRRVVDVIPNAKLAVVGKVIQPHYDKWMKTIKELKLEGNIVHLGELERRELIKTYYKAKIFVFPSRMEGAGIVIAEAMAAGLPVVAYTLPAYKSLYTNAPLIYLCNSLESFSDKIITLLKNGNLRRQGIENRNFALQKFNWERVSERIYTGLMKVASTNDKDNI